A stretch of DNA from Brevibacterium ihuae:
AGCAGCGCACGCGCTACCGGGAACTCCTCAACGCCGACCTGGAGACCTTCGACTCCTACCTCCAGGAGGCGACCTTCGTCGACCACGGGACGATCGGGATGGAGCTCGAGCTCAATCTCGTCGACGAGGAGATGCAGCCGTACCGCGTCAACGAGAAGGTGCTCGAGGCGATCGACTCCCCGGAGTTCCAGAGCGAGATCGGCTCGTACAACATCGAGCTCAACCATCCCGTCCTCCAGGTCTCCGGCACGGGGCTGCGCGAGCTCGAGTCCGGGCTGCGCGCCCGCCTCGCCGCCGCCCACGCCGGCGCCCGGGCGCAGGGCGCCCGGATCGGGATGATCGGCACCCTGCCGACCCTCACCACCGAGTTCCTCGAGGACCCCGCGTGGATGACCGAGGAGAACCGGTACCGGGCGCTGAGCAACGCCGTGCTCGATGCCCGCGGCGAGCTCGTGCGGATCGACATCACCGACCGCGAGTACTACCAGCACGACTTCGCGGACATTGCCCCGGAATCGAGCTGCACCTCGATGCAGCTACACCTCCAGGTCGCCCCCAACCGGTTCGCCGGAGCCTGGAACGCCTCGCAGGCGATCGCCGGGATCCAGGTCGCGCTCAGCGCGAACTCCCCGCTCTTCATGGGGCGCAAACTGTGGCACGAGAACCGCATCCCGGTCTTCAGCCAGTCGATCGACACCCGCACCCCGGAGCTCGTCACCCAGGGGGTGCGCCCGCGCGTGTGGTTCGGCGAACGGTGGATCACGAGCGTGTTCGACCTCTTCGAGGAGAACGTCCGCTACTTCCCGCCGATGCTGCCGGAGTCGCGCGAGGACGCGGGCACCCCGGTCATGCAGGGCAGCGCCCCCACCCTCCACGCCCTCAACCTCCACAACGGCACGGTGTGGCGGTGGAACCGCCCGATCTACGCGCCCGCGGAGGACGAGCTCGCGCACATCCGGGTCGAGAACCGGCTGCTGCCGGCCGGGCCGACGGTCGCCGACATGGTCGCCGACGCCGCCTTCTACTACGGGCTCGTCAAGTTCCTCACCGAGGAGAACCGGCCCGTCTGGTCCCGCCTGTCGTTCGCCGATGCGGAATCGAACTTCTTCTCCGCGGCCCGCTCCGGCCTGTACTCCCGGGTCGTGTGGCCCAAGGCCGGCCGGGTCGACGTCGCCGAGCTCGTGCGCACCGTGCTCGCCCCGCGCGCCCGCCGGGGTCTCGCGATGCTCGAGGCCGACGAGGACATGATCGAGCACTACATGTCGATCATCGAGGAGCGCGCCCGGACCCGGCAGAACGGCGCCACCTGGCAGCTGCGCACCCTCAACGCCCTCAAGCCGCGCGTCACGGAGCCGGACACCCCGGAGCGCCGGGCCGCGCTCGCCCGCGTCATGGAGCTCTACCTCACCCATCAGCAGACCGAGGAGCCGGTCCACACCTGGCCCGTCGGCGACGTCTGAACCGGCGCGCGGGGTGGCGGTGCCGCGCGGGTGACGGGCCGGTGCGCGTGTGGCACAGTGAGGGCATGAACGACTCGACCCCCTCCGCCGCGGCGACCCCGCGCACGGGGACCGCCCCGCTCGCCCCGCAGTCCTCGGATCCCGCCGCGGCGCCCGGTGCCGCGCGGCCGCCCAGGATCTCCGACCGCGCCCGCGGCGTGCCCGCCTTCGCGGTGATGAACATCATCGAGCGCGTCGCCGAGCTCCGGGCCGCTGGCGCCGAGGTCATCTCCCTGTGCGTGGGCGAGCCCGCCCAGGGCGCGCCGGCCGGGGTCCGGGCGCGCGCCGCCGAAGTGCTCACCGACGGGACCGAGCTCGGGTACTCCCCAGTCCAGGGCATCCGTCCGCTGCGCGAGGCGATCGCCGGCCACTACCGGCGCTGGTACGGGCTCGATGTCCCGCCCGAGCGGGTGTTCGTCACCACCGGCTCCTCGGGCGCTTTCACCATGACCTTCCTCGCCCTGTTCGACGTCGGCGACCGCGTCGCCCTCGCGCGGCCGGGGTACGCGGCGTACAAGAACATCCTCGCCGCGCTCGGCTGCGAGGTCGTCGAGCTCGACTGCGGGGTCGAGGAGCGGTTCCAGCCGACCGTCGAGCTCCTCGACCGCGCACACGCCGAGGCGCCGCTGTCCGGGCTGCTCGTCGCCTCCCCGGCGAACCCCACGGGCACCATGCTCGACGCGGCGCAGATGCGTGAGCTCGCCGACTGGTGCCGCGAGCACGATGTGCGGCTGATCTCGGACGAGATCTACCACGGCATCACCTTCACCGACTCGACCGGCGAGACGGCGCTCGCCTTCGACGAGGATGCGGTCGTCATCTCTTCGTTCTCGAAGTTCTGGGGCATGACCGGGTGGCGGCTGGGCTGGACGATCCTGCCGCAGGACCTCGTCGAACCGTGCCTCGCGATCACCGGGAACCTCACGCTGTGCCCGCCGGTGCCCGCCCAGCATGCCGCGATCGAGGCGTTCACCGATGCCGCCTACGCGGAGGGCGAGCACGCGGTCGCCGGCTTCGCCGCGGCCCGGCAGTACGTCCTCGACGCGCTCGACGAGCTCGGCTGGCGCGACATCGCGCCGGCCGACGGGGCGTTCTACATGTACGCGCGGATCGACGGCGTGCTCGGCCCGTACCCCGACGCCACCGCGTGGTGCGCCGCGCTCCTCGAGGAGGAGCACGTCGCGCTCACCCCGGGTCTCGATTTCGACTCCGTCCACGGGAACCGCTGGGTCCGGCTGTCGCTCGCCGCAGGACCCGAGCGGACGCACGAGGCGCTCGGCCGGGTCCGGCGCTTCCAGGAGCGCCTCGCGAGCCGGGCGGGCTCCGCCGCGCACGCATGACCCGCACCCTGCCCGCACCCGCGCTCGTCGTGGTGGGGGCGGTGCTGCTCGGCTCCTCGGCGGTGTTCGTCGCCGTCTCCGGTGCGAACGCGACGACCGCGGCCTTCCACCGCTGCTTCCTCGCCGCGCTCGTGCTCCTGCCGCTCGCGCTCCTCGAGGTCCGCCGGCGGGGCCGCCCGCGCGGAGCGATGCTCGGGGTCGCCGCCGCCGGGGGCGTGTTCCTCGGTGCGGACTTCATCATGTGGGCCCAGGCCGTGCTCGACACCGGTGCGGCGGTCTCGACCCTCCTCATCAGCACCCAGGTGTTCGTGTTCCCCGGGCTGCTGTGGCTGCTCCACCGCGACCGACCCTCGGTCCAGTTCCTCGTCGCGCTGCCGGTCATGGTCGTGGGCCTCGTGCTCGCCGCGGGGATCCTCGGCGCCGACCCGTTCGCGGTCGACCCCCTGCGCGGCGGCATCCTCGGCGTGCTCGCGGGGGTGTGCTACGGCGTGTACCTCTACGGGAACCACCGCTGCCGGGTGATCGACGCGCGGTTCATCGCGGTTCCGGTCGCGGTGTCGACGAGCGCGGCGGCGGCCACGGTCGGCGTCTACGGCGCGGTCACCGGCTCCCTGCTCCTCGTGCCGACCGCGGACATGGTCGGCTGGCTCGTGGCGCTCGCGCTGCTCGGCCAGGTGCTCCCGTGGCTTCTGCTCAGCGCTGCGGCGACCGGTGTGCGCGCCGAGGTGGGCGCCTCCCTCATGCTCCTCCAGCCGCTCTCGGCGCTCGTCCTGGGCGTGCTGCTCGCCGGCGACGAGCCCGCGCTCGGACAGCTCGTCGGCATGGGGCTCGTGGCGCTGAGCGTGTGGTGGGTGTCCGGCGGTCGCCGGATGCTCTCCCGGCGCTGAGCCGCGACGACGCCGGTGCGGTGAGCGGCGCTCGGCCGGCGACGGGCGGTCGTCCGGGCCTCGGCGCTCGGCCGGCGACAGCGTGGTCGCCCGGGGCCCGGTGCCGAGCCCGCCCCGGTTCAGTCCTCGACGGCTTCGGTCGAGTGCTCCATCGCGTCGAGGATGATGTGGGCGACGTGGTCGTCCTTGAGGCTGTAGATCGCCTCGCGGCCCGAGCGCTGGACGCTCACGAGGTGGAGCCCGCGCAGGAGCTTGAGGTGCTGGGACACGAGCGGCTGCGACAGGCCGGTGAGCTCGACGATGTTCGTCACCGTCGATCGTCCGTGGGAGAGGACGAGGAGGATGCGCAGGCGCGAGGGGGTGGCGAGGGCCTTGAAGACCTCGGCGGTCCGTTCGATCGCGGCGATGTCGTCGACGTGATGGAGTCCGTCGTGCGGTCCGGTGCTCGGATCGACGGGCTCGGCGACGTGGGTGCCCGGACGGGCGGGGGTGACCGGCGGATGAGTCATGGACGGAATGGTACACCTCTCGCGGCCGGCGGCGAGGAGCCGCTGATGCGAGGTCCGGTGAGCGGGATCGTCGCAAGGTGGGCGGTCGTGCCCGGCCGTGCGGCGCGGGGTGCGATCCGGGTGCGCTCACGCGATCGGCCCGGGTGCGCCCACGCGATCGGTCCGGGTGGGGCCGGATGATCGGTCCGGGGGTTCAGGTGGTCGGGGGGTCGGACTGTCGGTCCGGGGGTTCAGACGATCGGTCGGACTCCGGTCTGGGTCGACAGGAGCTCGAGCGCGAGGCCCTCCCACTGCGCGTACGCGTCCGGATAGGCCGAGCGCTGGACGGCCTGGGCCGCCTCGGTCGGACTCATCGACTCCCAGTCGCGGATGTGCGCGAGGCCGGGGTTCGCGACCTCGGGATTGACGCCGTAGAACGCCTTGGCCGCCCAGACGGGATCCTGCACCTGATCCGCGGTTCCCCACCCCTGGGACGGGCGCTGCTGGAACAGGCCGAGGGAGTCGCGGTCCCCGTGGTCGAGGTTGCGCAGCGAACTCTCCTGCATCGCCGTCATGAGGGCGATGGTGATCGCGTCGTCGGACAGCTCGGCACCGCGGCCCACGGCGATGATCGTTCGCGCATTGTCGATCTGGGCGCTGCTGAGTCGGTCCACGCTGCCATCCTCCCACTGCCGGATGAGGGAGGGCGAGGGGCCGAGGAGCGCATCGGACGCCCAGCTCAGGGCCATGACCGCGACGAGGAAGCCGGCGGCCACCACGAGGCCGATGGCCGAGCCGCGGACGTGGCCGGCGCGGCGGGTTCGACGGCGGCGCCGTGCGGTGCCCGCGCGGGGTGCGCTCCGGGTCGACGCCGTGCGACGTGGGGCGCTGCGCGAGCCCGCTGTGCGCGGCGCAGAGGTGCGGGTCCCGCCGTCGCGGGAGGCGGTCTGCCGCGCGGAGCTCGTGCGGTCGGCCGGACGTGCGTCCCGGCGACCCGCGGCGACGGATGCGGCGGTGCGGACTCCTGCGGACCCTCGAACGCCGGACGTGCCGGTGCTCCGCGCCGACGATCGCTGATCGGTGCGGCGCGCCGGAGTGCGGCGGGCGGGAGTGCGCGGGGACATCCGCCCCATGGTAGCCAGGGCCG
This window harbors:
- a CDS encoding glutamate--cysteine ligase, whose translation is MGDAVSSQRYTPEQRTRYRELLNADLETFDSYLQEATFVDHGTIGMELELNLVDEEMQPYRVNEKVLEAIDSPEFQSEIGSYNIELNHPVLQVSGTGLRELESGLRARLAAAHAGARAQGARIGMIGTLPTLTTEFLEDPAWMTEENRYRALSNAVLDARGELVRIDITDREYYQHDFADIAPESSCTSMQLHLQVAPNRFAGAWNASQAIAGIQVALSANSPLFMGRKLWHENRIPVFSQSIDTRTPELVTQGVRPRVWFGERWITSVFDLFEENVRYFPPMLPESREDAGTPVMQGSAPTLHALNLHNGTVWRWNRPIYAPAEDELAHIRVENRLLPAGPTVADMVADAAFYYGLVKFLTEENRPVWSRLSFADAESNFFSAARSGLYSRVVWPKAGRVDVAELVRTVLAPRARRGLAMLEADEDMIEHYMSIIEERARTRQNGATWQLRTLNALKPRVTEPDTPERRAALARVMELYLTHQQTEEPVHTWPVGDV
- a CDS encoding pyridoxal phosphate-dependent aminotransferase; the encoded protein is MNDSTPSAAATPRTGTAPLAPQSSDPAAAPGAARPPRISDRARGVPAFAVMNIIERVAELRAAGAEVISLCVGEPAQGAPAGVRARAAEVLTDGTELGYSPVQGIRPLREAIAGHYRRWYGLDVPPERVFVTTGSSGAFTMTFLALFDVGDRVALARPGYAAYKNILAALGCEVVELDCGVEERFQPTVELLDRAHAEAPLSGLLVASPANPTGTMLDAAQMRELADWCREHDVRLISDEIYHGITFTDSTGETALAFDEDAVVISSFSKFWGMTGWRLGWTILPQDLVEPCLAITGNLTLCPPVPAQHAAIEAFTDAAYAEGEHAVAGFAAARQYVLDALDELGWRDIAPADGAFYMYARIDGVLGPYPDATAWCAALLEEEHVALTPGLDFDSVHGNRWVRLSLAAGPERTHEALGRVRRFQERLASRAGSAAHA
- a CDS encoding DMT family transporter; this encodes MTRTLPAPALVVVGAVLLGSSAVFVAVSGANATTAAFHRCFLAALVLLPLALLEVRRRGRPRGAMLGVAAAGGVFLGADFIMWAQAVLDTGAAVSTLLISTQVFVFPGLLWLLHRDRPSVQFLVALPVMVVGLVLAAGILGADPFAVDPLRGGILGVLAGVCYGVYLYGNHRCRVIDARFIAVPVAVSTSAAAATVGVYGAVTGSLLLVPTADMVGWLVALALLGQVLPWLLLSAAATGVRAEVGASLMLLQPLSALVLGVLLAGDEPALGQLVGMGLVALSVWWVSGGRRMLSRR
- a CDS encoding metalloregulator ArsR/SmtB family transcription factor; amino-acid sequence: MTHPPVTPARPGTHVAEPVDPSTGPHDGLHHVDDIAAIERTAEVFKALATPSRLRILLVLSHGRSTVTNIVELTGLSQPLVSQHLKLLRGLHLVSVQRSGREAIYSLKDDHVAHIILDAMEHSTEAVED